The following is a genomic window from Elgaria multicarinata webbii isolate HBS135686 ecotype San Diego chromosome 9, rElgMul1.1.pri, whole genome shotgun sequence.
TCGTATTGGCTGCAGCTTTTCAGGGTCTCAAACGTGGGGCAGAGCAGTTTAAGTGGAGATGCTCAGGACTGAAACCGGAGCTTCTGTTGCAAAGTCCCCTAAACGTTTACATGGAAAGCCCTTATCCACAAGACCTCACTGATCTAGACACACATAATTAGTCCTCCAAAGGGAGAACAGTGTAAACATGGGCAAGACCAGAAACAAACCAAAATGCAAGCTCAGGGAGGTATGGACGGCCCTGCTGCAAAACACAAAAACTGTAAAGCGACTCGCAGTTACAAACGATGTGAAAATATGAAAAGCCACCATGCCAACTTCCTAGAAGGCAGGCAAAGATGAAGTCCCTTTTTTCTtctctcacattttaaaaatgctgaaaTGAATGTCATGGTTTGATTTTGTCTGACCCCACCCcttattagaacataagaagagcccggatgctggatcagaccaagggtccatctagtccagcactcggttcacgtagtggccaaccagccgttgaccagggagcaaaaaagcaggacatggtgcaacagcaccctcccacccatgtgccccagcaagaACAtgggtgtacacaggcttactgcctcaaatactggagatagcacacaactatcagggctagtagccattgatagccttctcctccaggtattgatccaacccccttttaaagccatccaaatcactacatcctgtggtagtgagttccataatttaactatgcgctgtgtggagaagtccttccttttatttgtcctgagtctcccaccaatcagctcatTCTATTGCATTTAGTCAGTTCATAAGGTAATGAATACATttcataaatcaaatcaaatcaaatcaaatcaaatcaaatgaaaaGGTTTGTGCATCCTCTTAAGACCTAGCTATTGACATGGTGTTTGTCACACAGTTTCCCCCTGAATagctgatatttttaaaaaaataaatagctaaCATGAGCGCCCCTGAGCTGGATCAGGGCCAGGGCATGGGAAAAGAGAGGCCTTGATCAGacttcaccccctcccccctccccacgcccaagccagctatttattttttaaacgtcAAATTCTTCAGTCCAAATTCCATGACAAATGTCACATTTGACCCTGAATTTTTATTAGCCAAATCTCTACTTATTTTCTATGCATCTCTAGCCTAATGACAGGATGGAAGTCCTTGACAACTGCTGCCGACGTTGGGAGGAGAACGACAGCGGCGTGCAGCGCACCTGCCTGCGTCTCTCTTCCCCAATCCCCTGCAATTAATAGTTCCTGGCTTGTAAGTGGAGAATGCAACCTTGGGACATCGATGCAATGGACCTGCAGCCCCAAACCATAATCGATGCTTTTCATTGCTGCTGATTCATGGTGACGAAGATCACAGTCCTGCTGTTGGTCCTGCCACTGGGATACCGTCAGAAGGCTCGGTTTTGTTCTTTTCCTTGCGTCTTCTCTGCACCAAGGTTGGTCTAGCCCTCTTTTCTGCATGGCAACAGCCACAAGGCTCCGGGGTTCATCCCTACCCTACCTCTGAAGCCCGTGCTGAATCCAGTGTGCAAAATGTGTTACCTCTTCATGTTTCTCTCCTTCCAAGCGAATTCTGCCTTCCCAACGGGAGCCAGGAATTGGACACAGCTAAGGGAATTTGTCTTTCTGGGTTTCTCTGGCATTCTGCACGGCCAGACCTACCTCTCCTTTGTATACGTAGCCATTTACTTGGTCACTGTAACAGGGAATATTGTGATATTCGCACTGATCCAACTGGATTCCCGCCTTCACAGCCCCATGTACTTTTTCCTCTGCCATTTGTCTTGCTTAGATATTTGCCTCTCTTCAGTCACGGTTCCTAAGATCCTGGTGAACCTCCTATCTCAGCAACACACCATCACCTACAACCAATGCATGGCTCAGATGTTCTTTCTGATGTCTTTCACGGGGACGGAGGCTGCACTGCTGGCCGTCATGGCCTACGACCGCTATGCAGCCATCTGCAAGCCTTTGTACTACTCCCGCCTCATGAACACCAAGGTGTGTATCCGGCTGGCGACTGCCGCTTGGCTCTGGGGCTTCCTCGATTCAGCTGTCCACACTGCTCTGAACTCCAACTTGTACTTCTGCAGAGACAACCAGATTCCACACATTTTCTGCGACGTCCTCCCTTTGTTGAACATTGCCTGTGGTGATACACATGTCAATACGATGGCAGCTCACATAGCGAGCATTTTTGTGGGGCTCAGCCCCTTTCTGGTAATCGTCCTTTCATACATCTACATCCTGTCCTCCATCTTGAGGATTCGATCCAACACTGGCAGACAGAAAGCTTTTTCCACTTGTGCCTCCCACATGTTCGTGGTCACCATTTACTTTGGAAACGGACTAGTTAACTACAACCGGCCAAGGTCAGGCTACTCCCTGGGGACAGACACCCTGGTCTCCACGATGTATTGTATAGTCCCCCCAATGCTCAATCCCCTGATCTACACCCTCCGCAACAAGGAGGTGATGGGAGCCCTGAGGAAGGCTCTGCAAAGTCAGAAGAAGCCCTCACGCAGACGTCCGTGGCAGATGTGAAACATTTGAGGTACTCAGAGATATCTGCCATGATTCTTCCCCTCCAAAGATGGCTCCAGATTTGGGTGTGTCCTAGACAAGAGACCTTCCATGGATTTCCTCTCCCTTCATACATACACAAATTTGATAGTGCCACTGCCACCCATGTGAACTCCAAAATACCAGCACAGCACAGCTgtaccatagaatcacagaatcgtagagttggaagggacctacaaggccatcgagtccaaccccctgctcaatgcaggaatccaccctaaagcatccctgacagatggtatgcTTTAACACCAGaatgaaacaacagaatgaaatttaatagggataaatgccaagttctacatctaggaaatagaaaccaaatgcacagttacaagatgggggatacttggctcagcaatactatgaaagagaaggatcttggaattgttgtagatcgcaagctgaataggagccaacagtgcgatgtggctgcaagaaaggcaaatgctattttgggctgcattaatagaagtatagcttccaaatcgtgtgaggtcctggttcctctctattcggccctggttaggcctcatctagagtattgcgtccagttctgggctccacaattcaagaaggacgcagacaagctggagcgtgttcagaggagggcaaccaggatgatcaggggtctggaaacaaagccctatgaagacagactgaaagaactgggcatgtttagcctggagaagagaagatggaggggagacatgagagcactcttcaaatccttaaaagtttGTATCCATTTCTGGTGCTTCTCGAGGTGAAGCTGGCTGGCCTCCGGAGTGCCCAGAACTGATGCTGCCCCCCTGCATGAGGCTTTGCTCACAATTCAGCTTTGGAATGGCAGAcaacatctctccccccccccccaaaaaatggtgccttttgttttctctttctaaatGCTGACGGAGGGGAGTGAGACAATGGCAAGACATTGACgctgatggtttattttccagaacaatccatgatgggttagcgtattgtctgtgggatgtgtcacacacacacacacacacacacacacacacacacacacacatggtaggTTATTTCCACCCAAAGAAGCCACCCTGCATACCCATGGTCTGTAGTAAGGGATATTTTACATAGGGCAGGTTAGCATGCTGTCTGGTGTGCCAGTGTGGATTACGGGGATCGCCCACAGAGCTGCTCAGCGAGAGGAACAAAAATACTTCTGCTGTTGCTCTGCTCCTCTTAAGCGATTTCtgtttccactgcaaaggaagctggcggggggggggggtacctgCTCaggtagggggtgggggtggggtaggggaaactacaggaggaagggggcaggaggggtgaAATAAAatactctgtgtagcttgtttgcctgattgtcTCATGGGAGCGCAGTAGGTTGTTCACATAACCACGTGCCGAGTGttgcttgccacccaccctgggctAGCATGATGTGTGAGTGGGGGATGAGCAACTGACAGGCCCACCTTCTAATCCTGGGGCATAGTTTTACCACGGgatccaatcactgtgctttgcgGGAGTGGGGCAAGGATGGGCCCACGGGATGGACATTCTTCTAATGCCACCAGGCTTCACAACGGGGGAAAAAAGGGCTAGAACTAGTTTTCAATCATCATAACTCAGcatggcgtagtggctaaagtgtcggactgggagttgggagatccaggttctagtccccactcggccatagaagccctctgggtgactttgggtcagtcacagactctcagcccagcctacctcacagggttgttgttgtgatgataaaatggagaggaggaggagaattatgtacaccgccttgggttccttggaggaaaaaaaggcaggatataaatgcaaaataaataaatctcctgagGCCCTGCacttatccttctgaaacttttcaGGTTTCTTGCCTGGAGACAACTCTACGATGTGTGCTACTTTCAAATTGCCACAAAAAgcactgggaggggggaaggcaaagTGAATCCCCACCCCTCCAAGTCTGAGGACTTGCCTTCCACATAAACAGCTGTACCTATCCACCTCTGTGCTGACTATGCTGACAATATccgtgtcgtgtttctcagaacactcctgctttcgatgggaggcaaatgatgaggcttgctaagtaatccacaaagcttttattaagcaacaaatgtctcttttacctgaatagagtctaacctcttggaaacgttcccctaggcaaaactatgcaaactaagcaagacaattgtccgccgtaacttcagagcgcctggtgcggagtcaggttctggcgtaatcaaaccgactttctcacaccttccttccgccccgtgcgtttgagcttccggcggaccctagcatcagctagcttgttgagacgctcacctctggaagaaacctcacttcccactgagtgttgGGTTGTGTTTATACACTTTCCTCAACTGAGAGGAAGGAGTCTGCGGATTCAAGCTTACTCCCTCACGCTGCTGTAAAGATAAGTTCTTACACCAAGTaggttaataggagtatagctttacTTTTCAGCACTGGCAATAGAACAACATACAATTCTTTACATTGCATATTCGGATTGCATAGTTCTTTTTCcttctgagaacttttaaacaatctttcctaccagcaattagtctctgggagtttcatttttcagaccttttgctttgaagctttcctcCCGTGCCCGCCAAACGATGCGGTATCAGCAACCTTGTTTCCAACTCCCTCTGCAGCAATTTTCATTCACCGATTagttcctttcatagaatcatagaatcatagaatggaaggggcctccaaggccatcgagtccaaccccctgctcagtgcaggaatccactctaaagcatccctgacagatggtagtccagctgcctctgaaggcctctagggtgggagagcccacaacctccctgggtaactggttccattgtcgtaccgctctaacagtcaggaagtttttcctgatgtccagcttgttacgtgatgtgctctcattagacccgtgtacaaacttgcacacgttctaatgggacttacacctgcttataaggaatctttttacattggcaatattattattattattattattatttatttatttatttatttatttatttatttatttatatagcaccatcaatgtacatggtgctgtacagattacacagtaaatagcaagaccctgctgcataggcttacaatctaataagttgtagtaaacaataaagagggaaggagaatgcaaacaggcacagggaagtgtaaacaggcaccgggtagggtgaagctaaacagtatagagtcagaacaaactcaatatttaaaagctatagggaacagaaaagtttttagctgagttttaaaagctgtgattgagtttgtagttctcaagtgttctggaagagcattccaggcgtaaggggcagcagaagaaaaaggacgaagccgagtaagggaagtggaggtccttgggcaggcgagaagcatggcatcagaggagcgaagagcacgagcggggcaatagtgtgagatgagagaggagagataggaaggagctagaccgtgaaaagctttgaaggtcaacaggagaagtttatattggattctggagtgaattggaagccaatgaagagatttcagaagtggagtgacatggtcagagcggcgggccaagaagatgatcttagcggcagagtggtggacagagaccagcggactgatgtgagacgaaggaaggccagagagaagaaggttgcagtagtccaaccgagagataaccagtgcgtgaacgagagtcttggcagaagagacagacaaaaatggtcgaatcctggcaatattatacaggaagaaacgacaggatttagctactgcctcgaggaatcaaatataaagccaagactagcGTCTGTgactaagtaaggtgattcttactcaagaaacttacagcagtgaaggggataatgccacaatggcacatttattgaggttgaaacaaatacaagggcacaagctagttttggggaaattagctgagcaagtagaggcttagaagcagtttcaagactgaaaaatagacttttttagacttaagagcatacacacagagacaacattcTTTTCCTCCTTCCGACCCCCTCCTACCAACTGTTTAAGACATTCCCTTTTTAAACTGTTAGCAAACTAACATCAATTAACTCAGGTGTTTCTTGTCTTCATTACAGACACC
Proteins encoded in this region:
- the LOC134403939 gene encoding olfactory receptor 5V1-like — translated: MAEGSGTVPISTALEELKKLILDSTATLSKKMDVNEKNAAARMGVLADKVAQNDRDIKKLDVERRTSSFQGDPDLNASISQQEEKESSHRKPNSAFPTGARNWTQLREFVFLGFSGILHGQTYLSFVYVAIYLVTVTGNIVIFALIQLDSRLHSPMYFFLCHLSCLDICLSSVTVPKILVNLLSQQHTITYNQCMAQMFFLMSFTGTEAALLAVMAYDRYAAICKPLYYSRLMNTKVCIRLATAAWLWGFLDSAVHTALNSNLYFCRDNQIPHIFCDVLPLLNIACGDTHVNTMAAHIASIFVGLSPFLVIVLSYIYILSSILRIRSNTGRQKAFSTCASHMFVVTIYFGNGLVNYNRPRSGYSLGTDTLVSTMYCIVPPMLNPLIYTLRNKEVMGALRKALQSQKKPSRRRPWQM